The genomic segment AAAAACACAGCTCAACCATCAGCAATCAATGCATTCTTCAAGAACGATTCCTCATATCTGATTCTCTATAAAGGGTTTAAACAAAACGATTAGGATTAGGCAGATCAAATTAAGCTCCGAAACATTTCCTGAGTTTTTCCCACGTAAAATCTACAGCATTCTGCCTGCACATTGACTGCTTCATGGTCATTTTCTTTTCGCTTTTATACatcacaaaaaaatgaaaaagttcTAATATTTTCTGCTGCATGATTTTCTTCTATCTATATGACGCTAAGTCAGGAAAAACACCAACTCAAGCAACAGTGAGTTCTTCCGCATTGCTGATTTCCTCAACAAACTGTGCTTTTGGCTCCAAATCAATGAATTGGTTGGACTTGCTTGCCAGATGCGAGATGCTAACCCTCCCTTGACGCTTAATATAGTCAGCAACAGCTCTCATCTCTTCTTGTGAGATGTATATGTATTTTCCTCTATCATCCATGACACCAGAAAGTCGCCctgatacaaaaataaatctaacatTAAGTTTCTAATCAAGGGTACCGAACCATCTTAGAGAAACTCAACTCTGCATCAGAAACTATTTACTGAAGAAAGAATATATTTACTTTGCATCAATCAATGACTAGGCatatcaatttcatattttgttgCAAGCTAAACCACAACAGAAAACACTAGCATTCCAGTGGCAATGGGTAATTACATCTTCTTTTtggcatttctttttcttttaatcggAAAAGATGATTTAAGAgttgtttttcattataaattatagttagaTGGTGGAATGTTAAAGGATATAGACCAACATGCCACAGTCAACCTTCAGAGAAGATTCTACAGTATACGAGCAAAAATTACAGAACCAACCTTACATTAGAGAAGATAAGGAGTGGATAAAACTAGACAGAGAAAAAGGACAAATTCGATAAAGATGTTTATACTTGTGAGGGTATTGCATGAAGAAGGTTGAGtttgaaaatttgataataaaGTTCCAGAACCCAAAGtggaaggaaaataaaagagcAGAGAAGTAATTAAAGCAAATTAAACTATGAAAGGTTGCACAGGGCACTAAAGATTACTTAAAACATATATACAATGAATAAAAGAGATGCAAGAGCACATACCCATACTTTCCAAGGAGGTGATCCGGTTGATACATTCCTGAATTAACCAAAGGTATTAGGCACCCATATTAGCATAAGAAGAGGCAATGATGTCATATTTACATGATTTAACTCCTACTTACTTGGACAACCAGATGCATATAATGAAACAACCAGTGAATGAGGATTGTGAACAAATTAAGCTCAGATCCATCATTGTTCAAGAACTATCATAATTTAGTATATGCATTGCTACTGTCAAATTAGATCCTTATATACTGCTGTGTCCAGAAGGATGAAATGGGAATAATGGGGAGTGATTTAGAGAGAGTACCTGAGTCCGAAGCTTAAATTCTGCAGCAAGATCTTCCAAAGGAAGACATTTATGTTTCTGCAAGATCagattaaagaaaacaaagcaaaagaatGAGTAACATGACAACTTTGACTTTGCTTTTTGAAACCTTATAATCACCAATGAAGTTTCCTTTTTACCAACAGCGGATCAGTGCATGATAGCAGATAAaagtaagataatttttaaatgtttgctGAACTTCCAATACTTCACATTTGATGGAGAAATTCATTTGCTCACATTACAGGGAGAAATTAACAACTAAACTTACCAGCAAGAAAAAATCGCATATTTATCATGAATTAAAGGACAAATAACTTAAAGAGAGAGCTCACTATGAATTAAAGGACAAATAACTTAAAGAGAGAGCTCACTAGGTGTAGGACTTAGAGTACCTTTATGTATTCCACAAAATCAGACAACAAATCCTGATTTCCATCTTGCAAATCATTTCCTGTTGATCCTTCAGCATCCACTGAAAACTCTCCTTTCCATTTATCAAACTCCAACGCAGCAGTTTCCTCCTCCTTAGCCTGTCGAGCCTTGGCTTCTTCTTCCTAAAAGAATCATGACAAATTTCCTTACTA from the Populus nigra chromosome 1, ddPopNigr1.1, whole genome shotgun sequence genome contains:
- the LOC133675917 gene encoding DDRGK domain-containing protein 1, which codes for MEELFVLILSMLLVVGLIPLYLWKRRQDRSQDEPQQQEERQVPRGETVVRATGTRRMRRRPAAGASSSRNVEATVEDAGAESDDEVVGGAYHEDKASKKEKKRQEREAQRQAEEAARDSRLTKQDRYAEIRRRKEEEREAKERMLEEEAKARQAKEEETAALEFDKWKGEFSVDAEGSTGNDLQDGNQDLLSDFVEYIKKHKCLPLEDLAAEFKLRTQECINRITSLESMGRLSGVMDDRGKYIYISQEEMRAVADYIKRQGRVSISHLASKSNQFIDLEPKAQFVEEISNAEELTVA